The Helianthus annuus cultivar XRQ/B chromosome 15, HanXRQr2.0-SUNRISE, whole genome shotgun sequence genomic sequence TTCCATTGATCACAcaaaaaacaaacgccatattttactaaATACCATTCAATTTATAAACATCAAAAAGTTTAAAAAACCACAGATTGCAAACGTCGTTTCTTGAAGATTCagttttgttctcaataaagtttcactgaatgggGTGGGCAGCATTGTTGGACAACATTCTTAAGTGatgattaacaatgttgtccatctcattcaacaaaatattattgagttaaTCATCACCTAATTAGAGGTTTAAGGTATTTTTATTTACGGAAAGGTATTTTTTTTGACGTTTATGTGTGTGTCCGatcttatattgtttgttatgtaacCCCAAATCACATGTTATGCTCAAAAAGTGGAAAAAATGTGGGAAAAAATggtatataaaaaatataaaacgccaaatgCCAATATTGtgtgttatgaaaaaaaaaaaaaaaaatacaaaaaacgccaaactactcTTCACTTGCTCTCGaagacagtgttgattttcttttaATTACGGGCTTCTGGCATGTCAATACGTAGTGTCCGTAAGCTTTACAATTCTTGCAGTCTTTCTTTCGCCCTGGTCTTcccttttgtttttgttttttcgatTGCTTCCTCCTGTTTAGATTTCAAACGTTTGTGAGATCCAGAACCTTTCGACTTATACCTAACAGGGACTCTTATCGGATTTTTGTCGTTTTGATATTGACCTGTTATCTCCGCAAATCTATCCCTAGTACTAGGAGGAGAAGCAACAATCTGCATATCTTGAACCTTCTTCATATAAGATTGAACATGATTCTTGTATAAAGATAGCTCCTCCTTATTAAAAGATAAACGGTTCAAAGTATACTCCGTTGCAAAAATAATTTCTCGCATGATACTTTGCACATCGGGATCAAGATCTGTCATAAATTCACGACTCATTGAGTAATCGGAAGAGCAATTTGGCGAAGCCTCTTTACGCCATCTATTCAAAATGTACTATTTTGGAAATTCCCTAATATCTAAACTTCTCAAAAAATAAAACATATGTCTACATAGCAAAACCAAACTGCTCAAAACGTCTGCACGAGCAAGTGCTGGTGCAATCAGATTTACGGTACATTAcctgaaaaacgccaaaaacaatgTATGTATAAAACGTCATGCAGACAATGTTTGTATAAAACACCATCAATAAACAAACACAAAAACtccattaaaaaaataaatgtgTAAAAATATAATAAACGCCATATTCAGAAAACACCAATATAAAAATATCCAAGAAACACCATTGTTTATCTCGAATAAGGATGTACAAGACTGTTGGAAATCATTTATGTAGAACTTAACAAACCCATTGGGCTGATCTTCATAACGTTGATTTAAGCAATCCCCAACCCCTATTAGCTCAGTTTGAACgtcacaaatttttttttttgtgtatatgTCAACAACTTGGCTTTCCAACACTTTATAATTACTTTTCAACCGGGGGCGTTTGTATCGAGATTCATGATTATTTTTTCGGTGCGTGTGACGCTGTGCTTCTATCGCAGTTTCGTAATGAGTCATGAACTCAAAAATAGTAGATTTTGAATTGCACACTTGACCAAAAGAATGGTTCTCACTCTCCGACCTCGATGTCATACGCATAAGGCCCGACAATTCCTCCATTCTATAGTATGCAGGGATCCAAGATTCCCTAAGTGCAGAAATATCAGAAAGCCAGTCATTATCATCGAAATTAAACTCTCCAATAGCCTCTTCCCATCCTGATTCAAACTCTTCGGGTGTAAGAATATCCGTCCCCACAACATAACAAATACGTTCTTTGAAATTGGTGGAATTGCATAGCCTAACACCACCCTATATATAACACGAAAACGCCATGCAAATATATACATTAGAAGCAACAAACTAACATGAAAAACAGTTATGAATGACAAAACGCCATATATCTTAAAACGCCAAacataaaaaataagaaaatcaaCCTTTTGAGAAAGTTTATGCATCACGTGCCACATGCATAACTGATGCCTCATTTCAACAAATACAACAGAAATAGCCTTCTTCATTGCTGGATCTTGATAagtgacaacaacttttggttgaaAACCAACAGCTTTCAAAAAAACTCTCAACAACCATATATATGACGTGTGTGCATGTGTGTAtgatttttagatatattttaaacacttttacTCGCgcatcaagttttaaatttataaaacacgatataatactatcactctacacacgttagggcaagtgcacccatcgcggacgtagtacagtaatggcaagataccgaggtcttCCAAGGAcccaagagcttttagtaccggcaTATTATTAACGTCTAATCCAACcaaattttaataaaaaagtttTGAGAGTTACAAAAagataaactagaaaataaaaataaaatataaggaaaaacAAATAGTGTCACActccgatatttccacgtattaccttgggcccggtggggagtatcgtgacgtagttgatatcatcatagacaatttATCACAATTTAATACACATCGGAAGtcgaaagataaaaaaaaattacaaatcgAATGAGAGTAATATCAATTATTATAAAAACGgttgtaaaggatccacaggcggatcaaagataaaaggaacattgttcaacagatttataaacatctaagcttgcaagactctttattgatgctaggagtagccagcctattccgtctagtacctgcagttatcctttttttttggaaaatacgtcagtttacactggtaaatacaattaaccgactcattttgaaaatgtttaagaaaattgatttgaatgcacaaggcacaaaatatcttttataacttgggacaattatttaaaaataatcttgtatacagatttatatgtttgccGTCTATCAGGGCCAgttagaagagccggacaagattaattgacatgccacaggtataatgcccacaaggagAATTCCTTATTGTGGATTACCAtttttacatacgcaactgtcaggtgtatgcctacaccccgtgcttaagttgtggccatttcaatgaatgagccgaggatatccaggacacggtcattaaccccccaaaagCCATATACCAAACAACACAGATTAAACGTGTTATGCAaatatattaatcacaatccgatttaaaatagttacacacccgaccaagcggtattattattataccatatcccaagcccgtataatggaaaataagttaaaagtatttacctgagcaaattatttaatttatcccagccgtacaAATCAGCAAGTGCAAAGTATCTTTtatcctaaatctggaacgaacgttttaataacctattagattcctaacgggtcttaattaagcctaaacttagaccggtaagttttaaaggaagatatatggttcaaaacgcaagattaagcgaagaccggattataatgtggtttagacccgacaagtttaaagacttgtataatatgggtaaactaaacacattctggattttgagatgaaaatgataaggtttgacccgtttcggttaatttatgcaaactagttacataaaccgttccgaacgcgaaaatgcataacgggtaaacatatgagtcatgaacaggtttcctatgttaacatgccttaaatatgttgtgatatcagtaggataccttccattatgccaaAATGGATTTagactcaaattatgccccgtaggggtattttggtcatttaaagcttataaaagagattaaatattaatctgaggttcaggtctgatataatcagtaaaaatagttatttttgcaggtcatatcagtagggtattgcctatatgtgaaatttatcatttatagccaaactatgcaccgtaggggcattttggcaatttcacataagctttaaaggtcaaatttgggaatctgagtttaaaacttttgcttactgttaaagtataaaagtttacttaaaacatcagtaggtattaagtcttatatgttaaaaatagttttaactcaaACTATGTGTTTAAAACGCATAAAAGTCGggtttaagcgattttcgggttataataggaaatctgagtttttgatcagtttataaagttcaaaatattttatttatcatataaaatcagtagcaaatgtttggtatcaaaatattatgtaaaactcattttattagcaaaaagggtataaccgacaattaccgaattaaagcaagaaccctatgttatgctcagtttaaaaataaataaaaatcatcaaaaatctcaaaatattatattacatcagtgggtaaaaagtttggtgtcaaaatttgggtttagataagTTTTATGCTAAtgatgccgtttaattaataaaaagctttctaattacgatattgaacataactcctaatttagacctcaaactgatgtcaaatttctagaacatgtttataaatcagcaataaaggtttttgtcctctcacattttcaaaaatctcgttttaaggtcaaaagggcataatggtcaacatttaggcatataacggaaacatgcaaatgaatcggataaattaggatccaagttgtataatctcagagggttatagtAATATGGAATATGGACCTAATGGAagcctaaggcatttctaaaacaatctaaattgggtcagaactgaaagtcaaagcaaaagtctacttttgcgacttttggttccgaaccgagcctaaactcaaaattgtctggttgaacatgcttagacatgttcttacattaattaccaagttatacaagtgataaaataggtttcatggcttctacattgttaattatgtgtttatttgaaaaatagctttctgttgactttttataattagggttgacccgacaattgacctattTAGAGTGaaaatcagagggtgcccttttaagggtttattacccacataattaccaactcatagccactttcaatttgaaaaatgactggaccattagtgattattcactaagtcaaagcttaattacgacgacTTTGACTTTTGGTCCTTAAACTAATAAAACATGAACTAGAGAGGCTAAGAACACTCACAATGGTCCTTAGCACGAATTAAGAGCTGATGGAAGCTTGCTtgaagtccagagagctccagagaaggTTTAGAAATGTTTTTGAAATGTGCAAGTTCATGTGTTGCAACAAGAGctctatatatatatgaaatttaATCTCACAAGATCATTCCACACAAGCCTACAAGTGTTTcctgatcatcccaggtgtcctcTATGCATGGAATACCATTGGTGCAACCCTTAAATTCGAAAACCATGCTTCTAAGGCGGTGGAACCGGCTGGACTTGCAGCTGTCCATTAATTCTGCCCAGTTAtaggtcttacggaccgtaaactaaggtccttacggtccgtatccgCTTTTTTAATCTTTATCGCCCAGATCAGCCACCTTACGGTGCGTAAGGCGGCctctttgcggtccgtaaagctTGGTCAGAAGACAAAAACTTTTGAGAACTATGACATATGACCATGCAATCTTTTAGTATTCGAATCTATAGTCATTATTAGTAGGAGGGGACCATACGTTCAGACTTGAGACATCTTGGGAGTGTGGCCATGCAATGGCATTGTCTTGTAGTCTTTTGAAAAGCCAAAGGGTGAGAATTTGTCGTAAAAACACATAGGATCCCATTTCTTGAATATTTGAATTAGTTACTATGAGATTTAAGCGGATACATGTGAAGCCTTCATCAGAAATTTATGAAAGTTCATAATTATTTTACCAAGGTTCGATAACGTTAAAAAATCACTTAGAGGTaataattaacatgttgacgtTTTAATCTTCTTAGTTACCTTTCAACATGATCCAGATTTATAACACGTGTaaagcctatgacacgtgtctttattatattggaTGGGAtttttccgaggtgttacatcctcacccccttaaaagaaatctcgacctcgagatttactggaataaatgagggtacttctctttcattgtggactctacctcccacgtgtactcgagACCTCTATGTgcatcccatttaacttttacaatcggtacatgcttctttcgaagcttcttaacctgtcgatcctcgatcgacaaaggtttttcaacaaacttcaagctctcatctatacgCACATCTTCATGTGacatgactagcgattcatcagcttgACATTTCTTTaggttgcagatgtggaatacattatggattccactgagctcttcaggcaggtttaaCTTGTAAACCACtgttccgacacattcgatgatctcgaatggtcctatgtatcttgggcttaacttgcctttcttatcAAATCGCattactcccttccagggtgataccttcagtaacactttgtcacctacctcgaattttagaggtttacgccttttgtctgcgtagcttttctgcctatccctggcagctttgagacgatctcTAATCTGCACAATCTTATctgtcgtctccaggactatatcaggtcctgttagttggacatctccaacttctgcccaacaaacgggtgtcctgcactttcttccatacaacgcttcaaaaggtgcagcttgTATACTGGAATGAcagctattattgtatgaaaattctatcaatggaagatgatcatcccaacttcctcctaagTCAATAACACAAGCTCgtagcatatcttcgagtgtttgtgtcacacccccaaaaatccacacgcggagtaccaccgcctggaggcgtgacatgaccaggatcaagccaccaatcatattgaacataacatatagtaattaaagtagttcataaaaattcaactcaatacaattgatgttcaaaccaaacgtagttttagtagcggaagcataatatgaaaactcaatgtatgtaataagttcaagtgttataaagtttagcatggcatccacgatccatgctccacaacgacctgctcctacctgtgcaagctccaaatgtacctaaggtcctgcaaggcatgcagcagagagtcaacaactagttgagcgagttcacagaaagtaagtttgaAATAGCAaaattgtatgttcatttagtgggggcttcccatgtatgtatgtactaatagtgggggtttcccatgaatatatttattactaatgggggcttcccatatttatccttactagactatttgcaaccatgagtgttcttcttaaaccgagaacaggaatacgtacaaggtcactaaggttttacgtgagtgccctttcccgaggacagtggtacgcgtggggtttacgtaggttttacgtaagtgtccttccgacccggaagacagtagtaggtatgagtttacgtaggttttacgtaagtgtcctcccgacccgggagacagtggtagatactagtttacgtaggttttacgtaagtgtcctgactaacctgaggacgatggtatatagtgtagcaatagcgtaagtacgagtaactatccaattcaaatcttccaacccaattcccaacccgggaatcccatgccttggctgtgtgaactcaccttggtttgctcggtatgctaggttatgcgctcacaagtaatcagtcaagtcctatagtgtgcacgtgtattaaatcagttcatgttcgtaatgatacgcatgtaatctatgtcacaaagcgtttgacagttaagatcatgtatcacataagcaGCTAATCACCTTCATGCAACTCAAGCTTTACATTCAAGGCTTTCTCAGTTTGTTTTAGCTCAGTTACTCATCAACAGTCTTGGTAAGCTTAACCATGTTACAACGTTAATCAGAATTAACAGAACTAGCATGCATAGCAGTGTTAACACACGTAACAGGGTTAACATACTAACAAAGTTAACATGTGCAGTTTGGGTTCGGTCCAATAAACAATCACCCACAACAGATTTGTCCTATATGCATTCAATTTAATTATTCTTGTATGACTTTTGCACATACATATGAATGATCACACGCCTACTGACAAACAAATTACATGCCCCATACACACACTGGCCGACAACATTATTCAAATCATGTGCTCATCATCAAATTCGTTATTCAATATTAGCAGTTTAATATAATCACTTACTGCATGCATATAATAGAACCATATATATATCATTCATTACTCGATCATCAGAACACTCAATTCATCATACTAAATACAATGCATCCATTACTCaatcatgaaactcggaccaaggggttCCCCGTGTAAAAACTCGGACACCCCCCCTAACTcattcacaaagtcggacaaggctCCAAggcccaaaactcggaccacacccACACACAAAGGTCGGACATGATCATGCaagcaaaactcggacccctctgGCTCCTTACACAAGCTCGGACACTATGCAAGGTTCAAAGTTCGGACATTATACAATACATTTCAAAAGTCGGACTACTTCATGCATAAAAAAAAGTGACATATAACATACattaaaaactcggacccaagGCCCTCTACACAAAGTCGGACCAACTCATGTATGACTTCAGCAAGTTATTCATTCACATGGACAATCACATGTCTACTGCCATAAATCACGCACTATCTTATTATAAGCAATACATTACTACAATCGGTCCACTAGAAGTTTGTTTAATATATATGTTGTCAGCCATTTATAAAAACTAAATTGACACAATAGATTTTAGTGGTTTCAAAGGCCCTATCATGTTAATCGGCTCTTCtgacaaatccatgtgcaaatgtgagacaaatccatgtgcaaataTGAATGCTATGACCGACTTCTATCACATTGGCTTCACTTTTCAATACAATTCACATGCACAATCAGCCATATATATTCATTAATGTGCCAATCATCAATCCAACATCATAATGTTTATCATTTATCATCAACAGACTCATGTTATCATTCTATTGGACCTCTACTCAACTGTTACATCAGTTTTATTACTATGCATATCAGTCATGTTTCAATCATAAGCATATAGCCGAACACATCATCATACGGTACATAACAAGAATATGGCATAATCATACGTCTATATGTACATACTCGTTAAATCAGATTGCACGTAAACGAGGTTAGCAAATAGGGATCATTATAAACGAGAATCAGGCTTATATATACAAGAATTAACACACGAATCTACTAACCCCAATTACATTGAGATGATGTCCTCGAAGAGATCCGGAGAGGTGTTGCCGTCGCACATTTGGTAGGGGAAAGAAAAATAGGGTTTGTTCCAAATGACATCCCATCTACGTACATGCTAATATGTGAACAAAGTTTAGGCCGGTTGCAACACAACAATCTTGGGCCGGTTGTAATCGCTCAACACAACAGCGAATTGGGTCGGATATTATCACAATACGGACATGTGTTACAAGCGGGTTTCAGGTATACGGTCCGGTCCTGATTCGCTAACGAAGCCCACTAACTAAAGTTCACTTCCTAATCCCGTTTTATTAAACCCTTACATATATAAAATCTATATATCATGAATAACACGTATATTGCATCTCAAATAATATAAAACACACTTTGCAAATTAAGTACAAGGTTATGTCagacaagtcaaacaagtcaaacaactacacagtcaaagtcaacgcacattaaatgcgaaagtgaaagtcggaaactcgagttgtcacattatccccaacttgaaagaaatttcgtcctgaaatttagcatgcggttactgggaagctaggtaagttgtatcgtttactggttttcccggggtgtcacatcatccccccattgatttggaatttcgtcccgaaattctgcagtagtagcctcagcctcagtagtggttgcacggttttcgaataactggggatacttgagtttcatttgatcttcacgctcccaggtgaactctgggccgcgacgggagttccaacgaactcgaacaagagggattctcgtgttcttgaggaccttaatatcctggtccgtgatttcaacaggttcctcgacgaactgcaaccgctcgtcgacagtgagctcctttaagggaactatgagggtctcatctgacaagcacttcttcagattcgacacgtgaaaaacattgtgaactgcaccgagttcagctggtaagtttagtctgtaggccactttgcctattctttctgcgatttcgaacggtccgacataccacgGATTGAGCTTACCTcgcttgccaaagcgaaccacacccttccagggtgagactttgagtaaaacccggtccccgacctaaaattccaatggcttcgtacgcttatccgcgtagcttttctgacggtcgcgtgctgccgccatgcgttgtcttatctgtgcaatcttttccgtggtgtccactataagttctggacccgtgatctgactatcccccacctctgcccaacagagaggtgaccggcatttacgcccgtacagtgcctcaaatggagcggcttgtatgctggtgtgataactgttgttgtatgaaaactccactaaagggaggtgcttttccagCTGTTGCCAatatcgataacacatgcccgaagtatgtcttctaaggtttgaatcgtgcgctcagactgcctatccgtctgagggtgatatgctgtgctcatatctaaccgagagccaaaagccttgtgcatttcttgccatagttctgatgtgaatcgtgcatcgcgatccgaaatgatagaggggggggcaccccgtgccttgagactacttccttcaagtatatgtctgctagtgtggaaactTGGTcggtttctttgattgccaggaaatgagcagacttggtgagtcgatccacgatcacccaaatagtatcgttcccacgctgggatctaggtaggcctgtaacaatatccatggaaatttcctcccatttccattgcggtatctttgGTTACTgtagtaagcctgctggtttctgatactctaccTTGACTCTTGTACAGGTCAAGCACTTgttgacataggtagcgatgtgggccttcatgctaggccaccaataagtagttctgatgtcgtggtacattttatccgaccctggatgtaccgagtagcgagacttgtgcgcttcatccatcacaagttcgcgtagaccgccataaagtgggacccaaatacgccccgttacatagtaagcaccgtcttccttctgttccaaccgctgcctcgagccacgtaaggcttcagccctgatgttttctagtttcaatgcttctacctgagcatctcgtatctgtgctggaagactagactgaatggtgagctgcaaaactcgtacacgcctaggtgtagtgtccttccgactgagggcgtcagccacaacattggcttggcctggatggtacttgatggcgcattcataatcgttaagtagctcgacccatcgttgttgacgcatgtttaattccttctgcttgaagatatgctcgagactcctgtgatcggtgtaaatagtgcacttggtaccgtacaggtagtgtcgccatatcttaagcgcgaaaacaatagctcccagctctaaatcgtgcgtcgtgtaactccgttcatgaactttgagttgccgcgaagcgtaggcaataactttatcacgctgcatcaatacacaaccaagcccctgtatcgatgcgtcacaatagaccacaaaatcatccgtgccctctggcaatgagagaataggtgcgctgcatagtctatccttcaggtactgaaaagccgtttcttgtgtgttaccccaacgataggtaacacctttctgtgtcagcaatgtaagcggctgtgcgatcttggagaagtctttgatgaatcgtctgtagtaccccgccaaacccaagaattggcgtatttccgttggcgtacgcggtgcaggccagttcctgatcgaatctaccttggatggatcaacatgaatcccatccctgttcaccacatggcctaagaagtggacttcacgaagccagaagtcgcattttgaaaacttggcgtacagttgctcctttcgaagaagttccaagataagacgcaggtgctgcccttatccaagagttcttgtagctgcgtcgatagttcttctaatcccgatggagctaagcgatacggtgcgcgagctataagTGCTGCTCAGAACtgtaggaatgaggtcgatagagaacgtctgaccagcgaggataagattacaaccccgAACTATGTCTGGCCTCTAGACTTGTACCATAAGCTAACACTACGACAGGTTTGGTGTTGAAGGAAGTTGGTGCTCATTTTAATATTTGACaaattttcaaggacatataattggtattcacactCGAATCagacaaaacagtaacataaaagtcgtcaagaagaaatttacccatgactacgttaggatcgttccttgcgtcacctcgacccagcacaaTAGCACgtccccttgcttcgttgccattattgttcccaccgttgttgttaccattgccttggtcgttgttgttgcgattctggttctggtttaactgggggcaatcacgcttgaaatgaccttcagccccacactgaaaacatcccctgttgccccgttgttgctgctgctgcgggttttgtggagctggtaattgcacttgctggttctgattcgcaagccgtggactcctacaggctttggcctcgtgccccatcttgagacacctttggcagcgacctgttgcactggccgctgtgatgcctgttacagttgtgacacttggggtgaaatccttgatatcttttctgcctacgaccaccagaagattgctgactaggactctggtagtggtcagtcttctgttgctgagcttgagactgaactgttgctgaacctttgctagaatccccctcccactttcttttgttgtcactgggggtagtaggagtagcagctggagtggtagcactgatgcgtttgggttacttgttctgttccaccgcctgatccgtgaggcgataagcaagacgctgaatgtcttggatattgtcgagattagccgatgtcacatggctctgaatctctgaggctaaacccttgaggtacaactcaatgcgcttgattggagggtccaccatggttggacacaagatggccagttcgttcgaccgtttcgtgtaagcttcgatttccgatcccgtcattttcaaatgataaagctccacttccaacttgtggatgtcatcgcgtgtgcagtattcccttttgaccagttctttgaattcgttccaagggTTGGCGTTAGTagctgccagccctagaatctgaacttgcgcgtttcACCAAGTTAGTGCAATTCCttccagtgtgccagtggcgtacttcaccctgcgagcctcagggcattcacacatttcgaacacagactccagcttttcgaaccaatggaggagtcccactgctccctccgtgccgctgaacgtgcttggacgacagtccatgaagttcttgaaagtacagacaagttgtggggcgtgttgacctattgtgt encodes the following:
- the LOC110913645 gene encoding protein FAR1-RELATED SEQUENCE 1-like — protein: MKKAISVVFVEMRHQLCMWHVMHKLSQKGGVRLCNSTNFKERICYVVGTDILTPEEFESGWEEAIGEFNFDDNDWLSDISALRESWIPAYYRMEELSGLMRMTSRSENLDPDVQSIMREIIFATEYTLNRLSFNKEELSLYKNHVQSYMKKVQDMQIVASPPSTRDRFAEITGQYQNDKNPIRVPVRYKSKGSGSHKRLKSKQEEAIEKTKTKGKTRAKERLQEL